The genomic window CCAATTCAGAGAAAAAGACAGCGTTTTCTTTTTACGCTGCCCGTTTTTTGTTCATTCACTCGAATTGACAACGTCAAACCATTCGTTCACTTCTGCAATGACATCGTCGCCGCCCTGGCTTCTCCATTGCTCAACCAGACCATCAAATTCATCAATTGGCGTTTCACCGTAAATCATTTTATTAAAGCCTTCGCTTAGTAACGTATCAAGTGCATCCCCCCGGCTAACCATTGTTTCTGTCGGTCGCCCTGTAAACATACTTGGTATTTGCGCATCCGCACTATCAACCACTATGCGGGCACCTTCCCACGCTTGTTCTGGATATTGAAGATACACTTTGCGTTCAAACGGGGTTTTTGGCTCTTCTCCTCTTGCGAAATCTGCAAGCGCATTAATATAAAGGCTTGGAATACGCGCACCATCAAATGTGAGTGTGTACTTTACAGGATCAATTCGCCCACCTGGGATATCCTCTTCTCCATACTTCACGTCTCCATTTTCGAAAACGTAGTCATACCCTTCAGCAAACCCATATTCAAATTCGCTTCCCTCTTCTGGATTTGCAAAATTCTCAAATAAATAATTTTGATACACAAAAAATGCTTGAATTTCATCTTCTGTTGCATTTTCATTAAACATAACTGCACCATTTTGTGATGTAATGCCTGTCGAGCGCCCTTTTAGCCCCTCTGGTCCGGTTGGGATATCATACGCTTTATACTCCGCACCTTCTACATTTTCCAACACTTCAGCTAATGGCCAATCTGGCATCCAATGCGGTCCAGCAATGATTCCGGCACGACCAGCGGTAAACAATTCTGCAGCCTTGCCCTCGTCCCATAAACCGGACTCTTGGTGAAGATACCCTTCATCCATCCAACGTTTTAACGTTTCTAAGCCATCTTTTATTTCAGGCTGGATATCTCCATTCACGAGAGTGCCATCTTCAGCAAGATTGTACTGATTTGGCATCCCTCCGTGTGCACCAAAGACCCAGTCTACCGTTGACATCCACGTGTTTAATTGGTTTGTAAAGCCTGCAGCAAGACCGTATACTTTCTCTCCGGTTCCAGTGGGATCACCATTTACAAACGCATCCATGATTTCTTCAATGTCCTCCAACGTTTCGG from Shouchella hunanensis includes these protein-coding regions:
- a CDS encoding extracellular solute-binding protein; the encoded protein is MKRYGSILMTSVAVIALAACSNSSNDRESTVEAVASADELPERFEEPVRLDLIKHVSGDIFFRDGETIEDNVHTEWVKDTFNIDLNYMWTTSGPGETFETKLQLEMSSNQPLPSILALRSPLTQDLIDSGRVKEVGELFDKYASDTWKEAMAADPHAWDPYTREEGRFAIPILDYEMNGDTVLFIRQDWMDNLGLDAPETLEDIEEIMDAFVNGDPTGTGEKVYGLAAGFTNQLNTWMSTVDWVFGAHGGMPNQYNLAEDGTLVNGDIQPEIKDGLETLKRWMDEGYLHQESGLWDEGKAAELFTAGRAGIIAGPHWMPDWPLAEVLENVEGAEYKAYDIPTGPEGLKGRSTGITSQNGAVMFNENATEDEIQAFFVYQNYLFENFANPEEGSEFEYGFAEGYDYVFENGDVKYGEEDIPGGRIDPVKYTLTFDGARIPSLYINALADFARGEEPKTPFERKVYLQYPEQAWEGARIVVDSADAQIPSMFTGRPTETMVSRGDALDTLLSEGFNKMIYGETPIDEFDGLVEQWRSQGGDDVIAEVNEWFDVVNSSE